The Lacipirellula parvula genome window below encodes:
- a CDS encoding glycosyltransferase family 2 protein gives MNQPVTIVLPVHNAERTLRSSLLGLMELAETTGRRLQVAVVDDGSTDATYEVACELASEFPQLHVLRQPYQRGLGSALEQVRSRLGVTDVVAHNGVGEIDHQELLAIIGGAPQARPAAAAVDNRGTRRTAALPALSARIAESQRAGGAFRWLRIDEPAAPRRMRPGTPVLGAALDGLMPAMNSFGLPSAGRK, from the coding sequence CCTCCGTTCCTCGTTGCTGGGGTTGATGGAGCTGGCCGAGACGACCGGCCGCCGGCTGCAGGTGGCGGTGGTGGACGATGGTTCGACCGACGCGACCTACGAAGTCGCCTGCGAACTGGCGAGCGAGTTCCCGCAGCTCCACGTGTTGCGGCAGCCCTACCAACGGGGTCTCGGTTCGGCGCTCGAGCAAGTCCGCTCGCGCCTCGGCGTCACCGACGTCGTCGCCCACAACGGGGTAGGGGAGATCGACCACCAAGAGCTGCTTGCCATCATCGGCGGCGCGCCGCAAGCGCGTCCCGCCGCCGCGGCCGTCGACAACCGCGGCACGCGCCGTACGGCTGCCTTGCCGGCGCTCAGCGCCCGCATTGCCGAGTCGCAACGCGCTGGCGGCGCCTTCCGCTGGCTGCGGATCGACGAACCCGCCGCCCCGCGCCGCATGCGTCCCGGCACGCCGGTCCTTGGCGCCGCGCTCGATGGTTTGATGCCAGCGATGAACTCGTTCGGCCTCCCTTCCGCAGGCCGGAAATAG